The Saprospiraceae bacterium genome includes a window with the following:
- a CDS encoding SusC/RagA family TonB-linked outer membrane protein: MKNLKTRILFIFTFLIFSWTLGLSQLKINGTVKDAGSGITLPGVNILVVGTDIGTVSDVDGTFTLTVDNPNGEISVSMIGYTTKNIPVLLVKDLEIMLEESASTLDEVVVVGYGTVRKSKLISAVSKLDNKFLETGLRSNPAQALAGTIPGLRVSNTSGRPGALPNIVLRGGTNFDGTGSPLVIMDGQIRGSLSDINPEEIESIEVLKDASATAIYGARASNGVILVTSKRGAAGTSAVTFKIRRGFSDLNVPYNFLNAEDYIKWTRLGVVQAMINGTLGTVASNTALSAVGPRGTGNLYKDASGNIVDGNYNTAGIWSVMRLTDTNKELLGKPGWKTMKDAVKTNAAGNYDPNGSIADLIYKDFNYGDFGLNQTAPIGDYNLGFSGGNDRGKYYANLGYYDEGGLSIRTFYKRYNFAFNGEYNINSWLKSESGMQFARADWRDQSLQNGEGNYWGRMLSAPPTMRGYNENGELLLGRDASDGNPIYNIDKYKRKNQTDKITLNQAFKVNLTKDLFVRVNGILMYDEGISESFNQDFRIGILSLTNPNTGWNRDRSSSSSFDRTTRQTYNAIVNYTRSFSQKHNIDAMAGYEYFDAYNEGLAASGRLAPTDDFQDLQLTQNNVDQQTRGTDSYHARERILSSFGRVNYDYSGKYLASFTVRRDGYSRLLGDNRFGVFPAFSVGWLMHHEDFMKSFSPWLSFMKLRGSWGRNGNVGGIGTYELQGAFGSQTAYAGTIGFLQTGIANPNLKWEKTNTTEVGADIGLFDNKLNASVAYYNRITDDKIANVLLPTSSGVSSIRTNNGSMRNRGVELEATYRLVQSKDFNIQLGANAAWNKNTILKLPFNGNENNRQGGQQIYDPKTGQLIWVGGFQEGQEWGEIFGFVSDGIIRTAEDLANYNKTDLAAGQVWFNGSAGRRVASPKIIAERKLTLAGGWLTTQLGDMKWKDIDNNDTIDTRDMVSLGRQLPRWTGGFNTTVSFKGFSILGRFDFGLGHIQQDFMQMWALASAQGEFNPTDLVKDTWTPENPNASLPRYVWADQLNTKNFDRPSSMFFVPSDYLAIREVTLSYTLPVSLIKKLKMSALNLSVTGQNLGYITHKMLNLPERTGAQNSAYTIPTQVIFGANVTF, translated from the coding sequence ATGAAAAATTTAAAAACCAGAATTTTATTCATTTTCACCTTTCTGATCTTTTCCTGGACATTGGGTTTGTCACAGCTAAAAATCAATGGTACTGTAAAAGATGCCGGCAGTGGTATCACATTGCCCGGTGTTAATATTTTAGTGGTAGGTACTGATATTGGCACTGTGTCAGATGTTGACGGAACATTTACACTTACAGTAGATAATCCGAACGGTGAGATTTCAGTTTCTATGATCGGATATACCACAAAAAACATTCCGGTATTATTAGTTAAAGATCTGGAAATTATGCTTGAAGAATCTGCCAGTACTTTGGATGAAGTAGTTGTAGTAGGCTACGGTACGGTAAGAAAGTCAAAACTAATTTCCGCAGTATCAAAGCTTGATAATAAGTTTTTGGAGACAGGCCTTCGATCCAACCCGGCACAGGCATTAGCCGGTACAATTCCGGGGTTGCGTGTATCCAATACTTCAGGAAGACCTGGTGCCTTACCCAATATTGTGCTGAGAGGTGGTACAAATTTCGATGGAACCGGTAGTCCATTAGTTATCATGGATGGACAGATCAGAGGCTCGTTGAGTGATATTAATCCAGAAGAGATTGAGAGTATTGAAGTGTTAAAGGACGCTTCAGCTACTGCCATTTACGGTGCAAGGGCGAGCAATGGAGTGATACTTGTCACATCCAAGCGTGGCGCTGCAGGTACATCTGCCGTTACATTTAAAATAAGAAGAGGCTTCAGTGATCTAAATGTACCTTACAATTTTCTAAATGCAGAAGATTATATCAAATGGACACGACTTGGAGTAGTACAGGCAATGATCAACGGAACTTTAGGCACAGTGGCATCCAATACAGCATTATCAGCTGTTGGACCCAGAGGTACAGGGAATTTGTATAAAGATGCTTCCGGCAACATTGTGGATGGAAATTACAACACAGCAGGTATATGGAGTGTGATGAGATTGACCGATACCAATAAAGAGCTTTTGGGCAAACCAGGATGGAAGACCATGAAAGATGCAGTAAAAACCAACGCTGCCGGCAATTACGATCCAAATGGTAGTATTGCTGATTTGATATATAAAGATTTTAATTACGGTGACTTTGGTTTAAATCAGACAGCACCTATTGGGGATTATAACTTGGGATTCAGTGGTGGAAATGACAGAGGTAAATATTACGCAAATCTGGGCTATTATGACGAAGGTGGACTTTCAATTAGAACCTTTTACAAAAGATACAATTTTGCTTTTAACGGAGAGTATAATATCAACTCCTGGTTAAAATCCGAAAGCGGAATGCAATTTGCACGAGCAGACTGGAGAGATCAATCCTTGCAAAATGGAGAAGGTAATTATTGGGGAAGGATGCTTTCAGCTCCACCTACCATGAGAGGTTATAATGAAAATGGTGAATTGCTGCTTGGTAGAGATGCAAGCGATGGTAATCCTATCTATAATATTGATAAGTACAAAAGAAAAAACCAAACGGATAAAATCACTTTAAATCAGGCTTTTAAGGTAAATCTGACTAAAGATCTATTTGTAAGGGTCAATGGTATTTTAATGTATGATGAAGGCATTTCTGAAAGTTTTAATCAGGATTTCCGCATCGGAATATTAAGTTTAACTAACCCAAATACAGGATGGAACCGTGATCGAAGTTCATCATCTTCATTTGACAGAACCACCAGACAAACCTACAACGCCATCGTAAATTATACCCGGTCTTTCTCTCAGAAGCACAATATAGATGCTATGGCAGGATATGAATATTTCGATGCATATAATGAAGGTTTAGCCGCTAGTGGAAGATTGGCACCTACTGACGACTTTCAAGACCTGCAATTGACACAAAACAACGTTGACCAACAAACCAGAGGCACTGACTCCTACCATGCCAGAGAAAGGATTTTGTCTTCATTTGGTCGGGTAAATTATGATTATTCCGGAAAATATCTGGCATCTTTCACTGTCAGACGCGATGGATATTCACGTTTATTGGGTGATAATCGTTTTGGTGTTTTTCCCGCTTTTTCTGTTGGATGGTTGATGCATCATGAGGATTTTATGAAGTCTTTCAGTCCTTGGTTGTCTTTTATGAAATTAAGAGGCAGTTGGGGCCGAAATGGTAATGTAGGCGGCATAGGTACTTATGAACTTCAGGGTGCTTTCGGATCTCAAACCGCATATGCAGGTACAATAGGTTTTCTGCAAACAGGAATAGCGAACCCAAATCTAAAATGGGAAAAAACCAATACTACCGAAGTTGGAGCAGATATCGGTTTGTTTGATAACAAATTGAATGCATCGGTTGCATATTATAATAGAATCACAGATGATAAAATAGCCAATGTCCTGCTGCCTACGTCTTCTGGTGTTTCCAGTATTCGTACGAATAACGGAAGTATGAGAAACCGCGGTGTGGAATTGGAAGCAACATACAGATTGGTTCAAAGTAAAGATTTTAATATTCAGTTGGGTGCAAATGCAGCATGGAATAAGAATACCATCCTGAAGCTACCTTTCAATGGCAACGAAAATAACAGACAAGGCGGGCAACAAATATATGATCCCAAAACTGGTCAATTAATCTGGGTAGGTGGCTTCCAGGAAGGCCAGGAATGGGGTGAAATTTTTGGTTTTGTTAGTGACGGCATCATCAGAACTGCTGAAGATCTGGCTAATTATAATAAAACGGATCTTGCAGCAGGACAAGTTTGGTTCAATGGTTCAGCAGGTAGGAGAGTAGCTAGTCCAAAAATTATTGCAGAAAGAAAACTGACTTTGGCTGGCGGATGGTTGACTACTCAACTGGGTGACATGAAATGGAAAGATATTGACAACAATGATACCATTGATACACGTGACATGGTATCATTGGGAAGACAATTGCCACGCTGGACGGGTGGCTTCAATACCACAGTCAGTTTTAAAGGATTTTCTATATTAGGAAGATTTGATTTTGGTTTGGGCCATATTCAGCAGGATTTCATGCAGATGTGGGCATTGGCATCGGCACAAGGGGAATTTAATCCAACTGATCTTGTAAAAGATACATGGACACCAGAGAACCCTAACGCATCACTACCAAGATATGTATGGGCAGATCAACTCAATACTAAAAATTTTGACAGACCATCCAGTATGTTTTTTGTTCCATCTGATTACCTTGCGATTAGAGAAGTGACTTTGAGTTATACTTTACCGGTGTCTCTCATCAAAAAGCTTAAAATGTCAGCACTGAATCTGAGTGTCACAGGTCAAAACCTTGGGTATATTACACATAAAATGCTCAATTTACCGGAGAGAACAGGTGCTCAGAACAGCGCTTATACCATACCAACACAAGTGATTTTTGGCGCCAATGTTACTTTCTAA